One Bradyrhizobium manausense DNA segment encodes these proteins:
- a CDS encoding hydrogen peroxide-inducible genes activator has translation MINLTLRQLRYFDALARHGHFGRAAEACSISQPALSMQIKELEEALGGLLLERSARQVALTRFGEELAPRVREILRSVDELGDFARASQDRFAGRLRIGMIPTIAPYLLPKITKNLTRLHPELDIRVRETMTPRLIQELVEGRLDTAIVALPVSEPSLTEVALFEEKFLLVRPGTDAGTPAPSREMMREMRLLLLEEGHCFRDQALSFCNMQSAPPREMLDANSLSTLVQMVSAGIGVTLIPEMAVSVETRSASVSLSRFRDPEPSRTIGMVWRKTSPLARQLLQISEVVCLSAGKARPRQAARNQRA, from the coding sequence ATGATCAATCTGACGCTGCGTCAGCTGCGGTATTTCGACGCGTTGGCTCGCCATGGTCATTTTGGCCGCGCCGCAGAGGCCTGTTCCATCTCGCAGCCGGCGCTGTCGATGCAGATCAAGGAACTCGAGGAGGCGCTCGGCGGCCTGCTGCTGGAGCGCAGTGCGCGCCAGGTGGCATTGACCCGGTTCGGCGAGGAGCTCGCGCCGCGCGTCCGCGAGATCCTGCGCTCGGTCGATGAGCTCGGTGATTTTGCCCGCGCCTCGCAGGACCGTTTTGCCGGGCGCTTGCGCATCGGCATGATCCCGACGATCGCGCCCTATCTGCTGCCCAAGATCACCAAGAATCTCACGCGCTTGCATCCGGAGCTCGACATCCGCGTGCGCGAGACGATGACGCCGCGGCTGATCCAGGAACTGGTGGAGGGCCGGCTCGACACGGCCATCGTCGCGCTGCCGGTCTCCGAACCGTCGCTCACCGAGGTTGCCCTGTTCGAGGAAAAATTCCTGCTGGTGCGGCCGGGCACGGATGCGGGCACGCCGGCGCCTTCGCGCGAGATGATGCGCGAAATGCGGCTGCTTCTGCTCGAAGAAGGCCATTGCTTCCGCGACCAGGCGCTGTCGTTCTGCAACATGCAATCGGCCCCGCCACGCGAGATGCTGGACGCGAATTCGCTGTCGACGCTGGTCCAGATGGTCAGCGCCGGCATCGGTGTCACCTTGATTCCGGAGATGGCGGTGTCGGTGGAGACGCGATCGGCTTCCGTCTCGCTGTCGCGCTTCCGGGACCCCGAGCCCTCGCGCACCATCGGCATGGTCTGGCGCAAGACAAGTCCACTGGCGCGCCAGTTGCTGCAAATCTCCGAAGTGGTGTGCCTGTCAGCCGGCAAGGCGCGCCCGCGGCAGGCCGCGCGCAACCAGAGGGCTTGA
- the fabB gene encoding beta-ketoacyl-ACP synthase I: MRRVVVTGMGIVSSIGNNTQEVLASLHEAKSGISRAEKYAELGFRSQVQGAPTLDPSTVVDRRAMRFLGQGAAWNHVAMEQAIQDSGLSPEDVSNIRTGIIMGSGGPSARTIVESADVTRTKGPKRVGPFAVPKAMSSTASATLATWFKIKGVNYSISSACATSNHCVGNAYETIQIGKQDVVFAGGCEELDWSLSVLFDAMGAMSSKYNDTPATASRPYDVNRDGFVIAGGAGVLVLEELEHAKARGARIYGEIVGYGATSDGYDMVAPSGEGAERCMRMAMSTVKTKVDYINPHATSTPAGDPPEIDALRRVFGAGEKCPPISATKALTGHSLGATGVQEAIYSLLMMNNGFICESAHIQELDPAFADMPIVRKRIDNVKIGTVLSNSFGFGGTNATLVFSRMDV, from the coding sequence ATGAGGCGGGTTGTGGTCACCGGGATGGGTATCGTCTCGTCGATCGGAAACAACACCCAGGAAGTGCTTGCGAGCCTTCACGAGGCGAAGTCGGGCATTTCGCGGGCCGAGAAATATGCCGAGCTCGGCTTCCGTTCGCAGGTGCAAGGTGCGCCCACACTCGATCCTTCGACGGTGGTCGACCGGCGTGCGATGCGCTTCCTCGGTCAGGGTGCGGCGTGGAATCACGTCGCGATGGAGCAGGCGATCCAGGACTCCGGTCTGTCGCCCGAGGACGTCTCCAACATCCGCACCGGCATCATCATGGGCTCCGGCGGCCCGTCCGCCCGCACCATCGTGGAATCCGCCGACGTCACCCGCACCAAGGGACCGAAGCGCGTCGGTCCGTTTGCCGTGCCGAAGGCGATGTCGTCGACGGCGTCGGCCACGCTTGCGACCTGGTTCAAGATCAAGGGCGTGAACTATTCGATCTCCTCGGCCTGTGCGACATCGAACCATTGCGTCGGCAATGCCTATGAGACGATCCAGATCGGCAAGCAGGATGTCGTCTTCGCCGGCGGTTGCGAGGAGCTCGACTGGTCGCTGTCGGTGCTGTTCGACGCCATGGGCGCGATGTCCTCGAAGTATAACGACACGCCCGCCACCGCCTCGCGTCCCTACGACGTCAACCGTGACGGCTTCGTCATCGCCGGCGGTGCCGGTGTGCTGGTGCTCGAAGAGCTCGAGCATGCCAAGGCCCGCGGCGCACGCATCTACGGCGAAATCGTCGGCTATGGTGCGACCTCGGACGGCTACGACATGGTCGCGCCGTCAGGCGAAGGCGCCGAGCGCTGCATGCGCATGGCGATGTCGACCGTGAAGACCAAGGTCGACTACATCAATCCGCACGCGACCTCGACGCCGGCGGGCGATCCGCCTGAGATCGACGCGCTTCGCCGCGTGTTCGGCGCCGGCGAGAAGTGCCCGCCGATCTCGGCGACCAAGGCGCTGACCGGCCACTCGCTGGGCGCCACCGGCGTGCAGGAAGCGATCTACTCGCTGCTGATGATGAACAACGGCTTCATCTGCGAGAGCGCACACATCCAGGAACTCGATCCCGCGTTCGCCGACATGCCGATCGTGCGCAAGCGCATCGACAACGTGAAGATCGGCACGGTCCTGTCGAACTCGTTCGGCTTCGGCGGCACCAACGCCACCCTGGTGTTCAGCCGGATGGACGTGTGA
- the irrA gene encoding iron response transcriptional regulator IrrA, with protein sequence MSENSATHHDEDAHVAALLSGRQPALTGCPWHDVNEMLQSAGLRPTRQRMALGWLLFGKGARHLTAEMLYEEATLAKVPVSLATVYNTLNQLTDAGLLRQVSVDGTKTYFDTNVTTHHHYYLENSHELVDIEDPHLALSKMPEVPEGYEIARIDMVVRLRKKR encoded by the coding sequence ATGAGCGAAAATAGCGCCACCCATCACGACGAGGACGCCCATGTGGCGGCCCTTCTGTCCGGCCGCCAGCCGGCCCTGACCGGCTGCCCCTGGCATGACGTCAACGAAATGCTCCAGTCGGCCGGCCTGCGCCCGACGCGCCAGCGCATGGCTCTCGGCTGGCTGCTGTTCGGCAAGGGTGCACGTCACCTCACGGCCGAAATGCTCTATGAGGAAGCGACACTGGCCAAGGTGCCGGTCTCGCTCGCGACCGTCTACAACACGCTGAACCAGCTGACCGATGCCGGCCTGCTGCGCCAGGTCAGCGTCGACGGCACCAAGACCTATTTCGACACCAACGTCACCACCCACCACCATTACTACCTCGAGAACAGCCACGAGCTGGTCGATATCGAGGATCCGCATCTGGCGCTGTCCAAGATGCCGGAGGTGCCGGAAGGCTACGAGATCGCGCGCATCGACATGGTCGTGCGCCTGCGCAAGAAGCGCTGA
- a CDS encoding glutathione S-transferase family protein, with product MIKLYWSPRSRSFSTLWLMEESGLPYERVLTDISTGAQKAPDYLKVNPMGKVPALSDGEAALGESAAICAYIADRYPETKLAPDVTDPRRARYLQWLFFSPSCIEPAIIQIFTKIEVPTSTAAWGSAAQVFDVLEAALEKGPWILGEKFSAADITIGSGLNFAVRLFKMVPTRPAFDAYIARCMARPAFQRAEKIAAG from the coding sequence ATGATCAAGCTCTATTGGTCGCCTCGCTCGCGCTCGTTCTCGACACTCTGGCTGATGGAAGAGAGCGGACTGCCCTATGAGCGCGTGCTGACCGACATTTCGACGGGTGCCCAGAAAGCGCCGGACTATTTGAAGGTCAACCCGATGGGCAAGGTGCCGGCGCTCAGCGATGGCGAGGCCGCGCTCGGCGAATCCGCGGCGATTTGCGCCTACATCGCCGATCGTTATCCGGAGACGAAGCTGGCCCCTGATGTGACCGATCCGCGTCGCGCGCGCTATCTGCAATGGCTGTTCTTCTCACCGAGTTGCATTGAACCGGCGATCATCCAGATCTTCACCAAGATCGAGGTGCCGACCTCGACCGCCGCGTGGGGCAGCGCGGCGCAGGTGTTCGACGTGCTGGAAGCGGCGCTCGAAAAGGGGCCGTGGATTCTCGGCGAGAAATTTTCCGCCGCCGACATCACGATCGGCTCGGGCCTGAACTTCGCGGTGCGCCTGTTCAAGATGGTGCCGACCCGCCCGGCCTTCGATGCCTATATCGCGCGCTGCATGGCGCGGCCGGCATTCCAGCGCGCGGAGAAGATCGCGGCGGGTTAG
- a CDS encoding SH3 domain-containing protein, with product MALGRFCSVMALVCTWWSASVGPGHSAKDATPQTASGLPVPRYVSLKSDHVNVRAGPTKDNDVAWVYTRAGLPVEITAEFENWRRVRDSEGSEGWVYHSLLSGRRTAVVTMKHKDELAPIYDRADPDSAVAAKLQAGVVTQVKKCTTSWCHVTGNGFDGWIQQERLWGVYADEQVN from the coding sequence ATGGCGTTGGGGCGTTTTTGTTCGGTGATGGCGCTCGTTTGCACCTGGTGGAGCGCCTCGGTCGGCCCCGGGCATTCGGCCAAGGACGCGACACCCCAGACGGCCAGCGGATTGCCTGTGCCGCGCTATGTCAGCCTCAAATCGGATCATGTGAACGTTCGCGCCGGCCCGACCAAGGACAATGACGTCGCCTGGGTCTACACCCGCGCCGGCCTGCCGGTCGAAATCACCGCCGAGTTCGAGAACTGGCGCCGGGTGCGCGATTCCGAAGGCTCCGAGGGCTGGGTCTATCACTCCCTCCTGTCGGGCCGTCGCACCGCGGTAGTCACCATGAAGCACAAGGACGAGCTCGCGCCGATCTATGACCGGGCCGATCCCGACAGCGCGGTGGCCGCAAAGCTCCAGGCCGGTGTCGTCACGCAGGTGAAAAAATGCACCACCAGCTGGTGCCACGTCACCGGCAACGGCTTTGACGGCTGGATCCAGCAGGAGCGGCTCTGGGGCGTCTATGCCGACGAGCAGGTGAACTGA
- the fabA gene encoding bifunctional 3-hydroxydecanoyl-ACP dehydratase/trans-2-decenoyl-ACP isomerase, protein MLNRRNGYEYEDLLACARGEMFGPGNAQLPLPPMLMFDRITEISDDGGEFGKGVVRAELDVKPDLWFFGCHFKNDPVMPGCLGLDALWQMVGFFLGWTGGEGRGRALGLNELKFSGQVLPEARKVVYNVDIKRVMRSKLVLGIADGWLSVDDQIIYRAKDLKVGLFKQGTSLG, encoded by the coding sequence ATGCTGAACAGGCGTAACGGTTACGAATACGAAGATCTGCTGGCATGTGCCCGCGGCGAAATGTTCGGCCCGGGCAATGCTCAGCTGCCGCTGCCGCCGATGCTGATGTTCGACCGCATCACGGAAATTAGCGACGATGGCGGCGAATTCGGCAAGGGCGTGGTGCGCGCCGAGCTCGACGTGAAACCCGACCTCTGGTTCTTCGGCTGCCACTTCAAGAATGATCCCGTGATGCCTGGCTGCCTCGGCCTCGATGCGCTGTGGCAAATGGTCGGATTTTTTCTGGGCTGGACCGGAGGCGAAGGTCGCGGCCGTGCGCTCGGTCTGAACGAACTGAAGTTCAGCGGCCAGGTGCTGCCCGAGGCCCGCAAGGTTGTGTACAACGTCGATATCAAGCGCGTGATGCGTTCAAAGCTCGTCCTCGGCATTGCCGACGGATGGCTTTCGGTCGACGACCAGATTATTTATCGCGCGAAGGATCTGAAGGTCGGCCTGTTCAAGCAGGGCACGAGCCTGGGCTAA
- a CDS encoding GNAT family N-acetyltransferase: MSDLIIRPARAEEYDEIGRVWMESWVSTGLAETSEFLLANLRARIRREMENGWSLFVADDNGTIAAMLALHLPKLYLDMLFVGPAYQGQSLGRKLLAFTRTQMPDEMYLRCIRENEKAWRWYEREGFMFEKEEIEPSNGFIMKYYRWRREPAG, encoded by the coding sequence ATGTCGGACCTGATCATCCGCCCCGCACGCGCTGAGGAATATGACGAGATCGGCCGCGTCTGGATGGAGAGCTGGGTCTCGACCGGCCTCGCCGAGACCAGCGAATTCCTGCTGGCCAATTTGCGTGCACGCATCCGGCGCGAGATGGAGAACGGCTGGAGCCTGTTCGTCGCCGACGACAACGGCACCATCGCCGCCATGCTCGCGCTGCATCTGCCAAAGCTTTATCTCGATATGCTGTTCGTCGGACCCGCCTATCAGGGGCAATCGCTCGGTCGGAAGCTGCTTGCCTTCACACGCACGCAAATGCCCGACGAGATGTACCTGCGCTGCATCCGCGAGAACGAAAAGGCCTGGCGCTGGTACGAGCGCGAAGGATTCATGTTCGAGAAGGAAGAGATCGAGCCATCGAACGGGTTCATCATGAAATACTACCGGTGGAGGCGAGAGCCCGCCGGATAG
- the pnp gene encoding polyribonucleotide nucleotidyltransferase, with the protein MFNKHSVEIDWGGRPLKLETGKIARQADGAVLATYGETVVLATVVAAKAPREGVDFLPLTVDYQEKTYAAGRIPGGYFKREGRPTEKETLVSRLIDRPIRPLFVDGWRNETQVIATVLSHDMENDPDIVALVASSAALTLSGAPFKGPIGAARVGFANDEFILNPTLDEMADTQLDLVVAGTADAVLMVESEAKELNEEIMLGAVMFGHRHFQPVIKAIIELAEKAAKEPREVTVIDNAALEKEMLGLVEQDLRSAYAIPVKQDRYAAVGKVKEKVIAHYFPEGQEPKYDKLRISAVFKELEAKIVRWNILDTGKRIDGRDSKTVRNIIAEVGVLPRAHGSALFTRGETQGLVVTTLGTGEDEQYIDALSGTYKETFLLHYNFPPYSVGETGRLGGTKRREIGHGKLAWRAIHPVLPPHHEFPYTIRVVSEITESNGSSSMASVCGASLALMDAGVPLKRPTAGIAMGLILEDKRFAVLSDILGDEDHLGDMDFKVAGTEQGITSLQMDIKIEGITEEIMKVALGQAKDGRIHILGEMAKALTNARAELGEYAPRIETFKIATDKIREVIGTGGKVIREIVEKTGAKVNIEDDGTVKVASSDGEAMKAAIKWIKSIASDPEVGQIYDGTVVKVMEFGAFVNFFGSKDGLVHISQLASARVQKTSDVVKEGDKVKVKLLGFDDRGKTRLSMKVVDQTTGEDLEGKDKGGEGEKAPREAAGE; encoded by the coding sequence ATGTTCAATAAGCATTCAGTCGAGATCGACTGGGGCGGACGCCCTCTCAAGCTCGAAACCGGCAAGATCGCCCGCCAGGCCGACGGCGCCGTCCTCGCCACCTACGGCGAGACCGTGGTGCTCGCCACCGTCGTCGCCGCGAAGGCGCCGCGTGAAGGCGTCGACTTCCTGCCGCTGACCGTCGACTACCAGGAAAAGACCTACGCAGCCGGCCGCATTCCCGGCGGCTATTTCAAGCGCGAGGGCCGTCCGACCGAGAAGGAGACGCTGGTCTCTCGCCTGATCGACCGTCCAATCCGTCCGCTGTTCGTCGACGGCTGGCGCAACGAAACCCAGGTGATCGCCACCGTGCTGTCGCACGACATGGAGAACGATCCCGATATCGTCGCGCTGGTGGCCTCCTCGGCCGCGCTGACCCTGTCCGGCGCGCCGTTCAAGGGCCCGATCGGCGCGGCCCGCGTCGGTTTCGCCAATGACGAGTTCATCCTCAACCCGACGCTCGACGAGATGGCCGACACTCAGCTCGACCTGGTCGTCGCCGGCACCGCCGACGCCGTGCTGATGGTGGAATCGGAAGCCAAGGAACTGAACGAAGAGATCATGCTCGGCGCGGTGATGTTCGGTCACCGTCACTTCCAGCCGGTCATCAAGGCGATCATCGAGCTCGCCGAGAAGGCCGCCAAGGAGCCGCGCGAAGTCACCGTCATCGACAATGCCGCGCTCGAGAAGGAAATGCTCGGCCTCGTCGAGCAGGACCTGCGCTCCGCCTACGCCATTCCGGTCAAGCAGGATCGCTACGCCGCGGTCGGCAAGGTCAAGGAAAAGGTGATTGCCCACTACTTCCCCGAAGGGCAGGAGCCGAAATACGACAAACTGCGCATCAGCGCCGTGTTCAAGGAGCTCGAGGCGAAGATCGTTCGCTGGAACATCCTCGACACCGGCAAGCGCATCGACGGCCGTGACTCAAAGACCGTGCGCAACATCATCGCCGAAGTCGGCGTGCTGCCGCGCGCCCACGGCTCGGCGCTGTTCACCCGCGGTGAGACGCAGGGCCTTGTCGTCACCACGCTCGGCACCGGCGAGGACGAGCAGTACATCGACGCGCTGTCAGGAACGTACAAAGAGACGTTCCTGCTGCACTACAACTTCCCTCCCTACTCGGTCGGTGAGACCGGTCGCCTCGGCGGCACCAAGCGTCGCGAGATCGGCCACGGCAAGCTCGCCTGGCGCGCGATCCACCCGGTGCTGCCGCCGCATCACGAGTTCCCCTACACGATCCGCGTCGTCTCGGAGATCACCGAGTCGAACGGTTCGTCTTCGATGGCTTCGGTCTGCGGCGCTTCGCTCGCGCTGATGGATGCCGGCGTGCCGTTGAAGCGGCCGACCGCGGGCATCGCGATGGGCCTCATCCTCGAAGACAAGCGCTTCGCGGTTCTCTCTGACATCCTCGGTGACGAAGACCATCTCGGCGACATGGATTTCAAGGTCGCCGGCACGGAGCAGGGTATCACCTCGCTCCAGATGGACATCAAGATCGAGGGCATCACCGAAGAAATCATGAAGGTCGCCCTCGGCCAGGCCAAGGACGGTCGTATCCATATCCTCGGCGAGATGGCGAAGGCGCTCACCAACGCCCGCGCCGAGCTCGGCGAATACGCGCCGCGCATCGAGACCTTCAAGATCGCCACCGACAAGATCCGCGAAGTGATCGGTACCGGCGGCAAGGTGATCCGCGAGATCGTCGAGAAGACCGGCGCCAAGGTCAACATCGAGGACGACGGCACCGTGAAGGTCGCCTCCTCCGACGGCGAGGCGATGAAGGCCGCGATCAAGTGGATCAAGTCGATCGCGTCCGATCCGGAAGTCGGCCAGATCTATGACGGCACCGTCGTCAAGGTGATGGAGTTCGGTGCTTTCGTGAACTTCTTCGGCTCCAAGGACGGTCTCGTCCACATCAGCCAGCTCGCTTCGGCGCGCGTGCAGAAGACCTCCGACGTCGTCAAGGAAGGCGACAAGGTCAAGGTCAAGCTGCTCGGCTTCGACGATCGCGGCAAGACCCGCCTCTCGATGAAGGTTGTCGACCAGACCACCGGCGAAGACCTCGAAGGCAAGGACAAGGGCGGCGAAGGCGAGAAGGCCCCGCGCGAAGCGGCCGGCGAGTAA
- the katG gene encoding catalase/peroxidase HPI yields the protein MDDTSKCPFSGGKPTPVNRDWWPTNLSIEMLHKNSGLSDPMGEAFDYAKEFKTLDLNAVIKDLTALMTDSQEWWPADFGHYGGLMIRMAWHSAGTYRITDGRGGAGAGQQRFAPLNSWPDNANLDKARRLLWPIKQKYGRKISWADLMVLAGNVALESMGFKTFGFAGGRADVWEPEELYWGPEGTWLGDERYSGERQLAEPLGAVQMGLIYVNPEGPNGKPDPVAAAKDIRETFFRMAMNDEETVALIAGGHTFGKTHGAGDPSLVGPEPEAGALEDQGLGWKSKHASGHSGDSITSGLEVTWTQTPTKWSNYFFENLFNYEWELTKSPGGANQWTAKGADAIIPDPFDKSKKHRPTMLTTDLSLRFDPAYEKISRRFLEHPDQFADAFARAWFKLTHRDMGPVVRYLGPLVPKETLIWQDPIPKVNHELANDQDIASLKSKILASGLSVSELVSTAWASASTFRGSDKRGGANGARIRLAPQKDWDVNQPAQLSKVLGKLEAIQKDFNAGAKKVSLADLIVLGGSAAVEKAAKDAGVDVKVGFTPGRMDATQDQTDVESFAPLEPRADGFRNYVSKKHQFLKQEEALVDRAQLLKLSGPELTVLVGGLRVLGANANGSKAGVFTAKVGTLSNDYFVNLLDMSTAWTPVADGSYEGRDRKTNAVKWTGTRADLIFGSHSQLRAFAEVYASSDAKQQFVQDFAKAWTKVMNADRFDLGA from the coding sequence ATGGACGACACTTCGAAGTGCCCGTTTTCGGGCGGAAAACCCACGCCGGTGAACCGTGACTGGTGGCCCACCAATCTCAGCATCGAGATGCTGCACAAGAATTCCGGCCTGTCCGACCCGATGGGCGAGGCGTTCGACTATGCCAAGGAGTTCAAGACGCTCGACCTGAATGCGGTCATCAAGGACCTGACGGCTCTGATGACGGATTCGCAGGAATGGTGGCCGGCCGACTTCGGTCACTACGGCGGTCTCATGATCCGCATGGCCTGGCACAGCGCGGGCACCTATCGCATCACCGACGGCCGCGGCGGCGCCGGTGCCGGTCAGCAGCGTTTCGCTCCGCTCAACAGCTGGCCTGACAACGCCAATCTCGACAAGGCGCGCCGTCTGCTCTGGCCGATCAAGCAGAAATATGGGCGCAAGATTTCCTGGGCCGACCTGATGGTGCTCGCTGGCAATGTCGCGCTGGAATCGATGGGCTTCAAGACGTTTGGCTTCGCCGGTGGCCGCGCCGACGTCTGGGAGCCGGAAGAACTCTATTGGGGTCCGGAAGGCACCTGGCTCGGCGATGAGCGCTACAGCGGCGAACGTCAGCTCGCCGAGCCGCTCGGCGCGGTGCAGATGGGTCTCATCTACGTCAACCCGGAAGGCCCCAACGGCAAGCCGGATCCGGTCGCCGCGGCCAAGGACATCCGCGAAACCTTCTTTCGCATGGCGATGAACGACGAAGAGACGGTTGCACTGATCGCCGGCGGCCACACCTTCGGCAAGACCCACGGCGCCGGTGATCCGTCGCTGGTTGGTCCCGAGCCGGAAGCGGGCGCGCTGGAGGACCAGGGCCTCGGCTGGAAGAGCAAGCACGCTTCGGGTCACTCGGGTGATTCCATCACCAGCGGTCTCGAAGTGACCTGGACCCAGACCCCGACGAAGTGGAGCAATTATTTCTTCGAGAACCTGTTCAACTACGAATGGGAGCTGACGAAGAGCCCGGGTGGCGCGAACCAGTGGACCGCCAAGGGTGCCGACGCGATCATCCCCGATCCGTTCGACAAGTCGAAGAAGCATCGACCGACGATGCTGACCACCGACCTCTCGCTGCGCTTCGATCCGGCCTATGAGAAGATCTCGCGTCGCTTCCTCGAGCACCCCGATCAGTTCGCGGACGCGTTTGCCCGCGCCTGGTTCAAGCTCACCCATCGCGACATGGGTCCTGTTGTGCGCTACCTCGGGCCGCTGGTGCCGAAGGAGACGCTGATCTGGCAGGATCCGATTCCGAAGGTCAATCACGAGCTCGCCAACGATCAGGACATCGCCTCGCTGAAGTCGAAGATCCTGGCCTCGGGCCTCTCGGTGTCCGAGCTTGTCTCGACGGCCTGGGCCTCGGCCTCGACGTTCCGCGGCTCGGACAAGCGCGGCGGCGCCAACGGCGCGCGCATCCGTCTTGCCCCGCAGAAGGACTGGGACGTGAACCAGCCGGCGCAGCTCTCCAAGGTGCTCGGCAAGCTCGAGGCGATCCAGAAGGACTTCAATGCGGGTGCGAAGAAGGTCTCGCTGGCCGACCTGATCGTCCTCGGCGGTTCTGCCGCGGTCGAGAAGGCCGCCAAGGATGCCGGCGTCGACGTCAAGGTCGGCTTCACGCCGGGCCGCATGGATGCGACGCAGGATCAGACTGACGTCGAGTCCTTTGCTCCGCTCGAGCCGCGCGCCGATGGCTTCCGTAACTACGTTAGCAAGAAGCATCAGTTCCTAAAGCAGGAAGAAGCGCTCGTCGATCGCGCGCAGCTTCTGAAGCTCTCGGGGCCTGAGCTGACCGTGCTGGTCGGCGGCCTGCGCGTGCTCGGGGCCAATGCAAACGGGTCGAAGGCCGGCGTCTTCACCGCCAAGGTGGGCACGCTCTCCAACGACTACTTCGTCAACCTGCTCGACATGAGCACGGCCTGGACACCGGTTGCCGACGGCTCCTACGAGGGCCGCGACCGCAAGACCAATGCGGTGAAGTGGACCGGCACGCGCGCCGATCTCATCTTCGGCTCGCACTCGCAGCTCCGCGCCTTCGCCGAGGTCTATGCCTCGTCGGATGCGAAGCAGCAGTTCGTGCAGGATTTCGCCAAGGCCTGGACCAAGGTGATGAACGCCGACCGGTTCGACCTCGGGGCTTGA
- the rpsO gene encoding 30S ribosomal protein S15 translates to MSIAAERKAEVIKTNATKAGDTGSPEVQVAILSERINNLTSHFKTHVKDNHSRRGLLKLVSTRRSLLDYLKKRDEARYKALLEKHNIRR, encoded by the coding sequence ATGTCGATTGCCGCAGAACGCAAAGCGGAAGTCATCAAGACGAATGCCACCAAGGCCGGCGACACCGGCTCGCCGGAGGTTCAGGTTGCGATCCTGTCGGAACGCATCAACAACCTCACCAGCCATTTCAAGACCCACGTGAAGGACAACCATTCGCGTCGTGGCCTCTTGAAGCTGGTCTCGACTCGCCGTTCGCTCCTCGACTACCTCAAGAAGAGGGACGAGGCGCGTTACAAGGCGCTGCTCGAGAAGCACAACATTCGTCGTTAA
- the fabI gene encoding enoyl-ACP reductase FabI: protein MEGLMKGKRGLIMGIANDHSIAWGMAKTLHAHGAELAFTFQGEALGKRVKPLAESLGVELVLPCDVEDIASVDATFDVLRENWGKLDFVIHAIGFADKNELKGRYADTSRENFSRTMVISCFSFTEVAKRAAELMTDGGSMITLTFGASERAMPNYNVMGVAKAALEASVRYLASDFGPRGIRVNAISAGPIRTLAGSGIGEARAMFAYMQKHSPLRRGVTLDELGGSALYLLSDLSGGVTGEIHYVDSGYNIVLMPRPDDLKTPD, encoded by the coding sequence ATGGAAGGTCTGATGAAAGGCAAGCGCGGTCTGATCATGGGCATCGCCAATGATCATTCGATCGCCTGGGGCATGGCGAAGACGCTGCACGCCCACGGCGCCGAGCTTGCTTTCACCTTCCAGGGCGAGGCCCTCGGCAAGCGCGTCAAGCCGTTGGCGGAATCGTTGGGTGTGGAACTGGTGCTGCCGTGCGACGTCGAGGACATCGCCAGCGTCGACGCCACGTTCGACGTCTTGCGCGAAAATTGGGGCAAGCTCGACTTCGTCATCCACGCGATCGGCTTCGCTGACAAGAACGAGCTGAAGGGCCGCTACGCCGACACCAGCCGCGAGAATTTTTCGCGCACCATGGTGATCTCCTGCTTCTCGTTCACGGAGGTCGCGAAGCGCGCCGCCGAACTGATGACGGACGGCGGCAGCATGATCACGCTGACCTTCGGTGCGTCGGAGCGCGCGATGCCGAACTACAACGTGATGGGCGTGGCCAAGGCGGCGCTGGAAGCCTCCGTGCGCTATCTCGCTTCCGATTTCGGACCGCGCGGCATCCGCGTCAACGCGATCTCTGCGGGTCCCATCCGCACGCTCGCCGGCTCCGGCATCGGAGAGGCGCGTGCGATGTTTGCATACATGCAGAAGCATTCGCCGCTCCGCCGCGGCGTCACGCTCGATGAGCTCGGTGGTTCGGCGCTGTATCTCTTGTCGGATCTCTCCGGCGGAGTGACCGGCGAGATTCACTATGTCGACTCCGGCTACAACATCGTCCTGATGCCGCGGCCGGACGATCTGAAGACGCCGGACTAG